Genomic DNA from Paenibacillus sp. KS-LC4:
ATCCTCCAGCTTATCTACTGTTGCTTGGATAATGCTTGTCGCCCGATCTACATCCTCCTCATAGCCGATCGAAACGTCCACGACGGCTACTGAGTTGCGCAACGAGAAGTTCGTCACCTCATTAATCATGCCGTTTGGAATGATAAATACTTCCCCAGTCCAGCTAAGCAGTCTAGTTGTACGCAATCCGATAACCTCGACCGTTCCTTTAAACTGTCCCGCCTGAATGACATCGCCCACAGCAAACTGGTCCTCCAAAATAATAAAAAATCCGGTTATAATGTCCTTCACCAAGCTCTGTGCCCCAAAACCAATAGCCAAACCCACGATTCCCGCACCAGCGAGCAGCGGCCCAAGCTGAATACCCAACTCCGACATTAACAGCATGCCGCCAATTAAATAACAAGCATACATAACGATATTTTTGAGCAGCCGTCCTACCGTGACCATTCTTCTAGCCTGCATCGGCAACCTGCTCGTTTGTTTATTTGATAATATACGATCAATTGATTTATTGACAATCCATATAATCAAATGCGTAATAACAATAATGAGCGCAATCCGAATCGCTGATTCGCCGAAGCGTTGCCAAGTGTCCACATTGGTCAACCACTCCATGAAGTTTTTATACATGTTTAGTGTATTCAAGAGCTATTTCCTCCTATAGATTCACTGGTTCATATCCCAAATGAATAGGCTTAAAAAT
This window encodes:
- a CDS encoding mechanosensitive ion channel family protein, whose translation is MNTLNMYKNFMEWLTNVDTWQRFGESAIRIALIIVITHLIIWIVNKSIDRILSNKQTSRLPMQARRMVTVGRLLKNIVMYACYLIGGMLLMSELGIQLGPLLAGAGIVGLAIGFGAQSLVKDIITGFFIILEDQFAVGDVIQAGQFKGTVEVIGLRTTRLLSWTGEVFIIPNGMINEVTNFSLRNSVAVVDVSIGYEEDVDRATSIIQATVDKLEDENLVKPPEVLGIQLMGATEVKIRIIAECLPNTQHALARKINLQVKKALVENGMDTPYPRMVTYHRDERSGERNGA